One stretch of Scatophagus argus isolate fScaArg1 chromosome 18, fScaArg1.pri, whole genome shotgun sequence DNA includes these proteins:
- the shha gene encoding sonic hedgehog protein A, which yields MLLWTRIVLVGLICLSLVSSGMGCGPGRGYGRRRHPKKLTPLAYKQFIPNVAEKTLGASGRYEGKITRNSERFKELTPNYNTDIIFKDEENTGADRLMTQRCKDKLNSLAISVMNQWPGVKLRVTEGWDEDGHHFEESLHYEGRAVDITTSDRDKSKYGTLSRLAVEAGFDWVYYESKAHIHCSVKAENSVAAKSGGCFPGSSTVTLQDGTKKAVKDLQTGDRVLAADDDGNPIYTDFIMFIDQDSTTRRLFYVIETESGQKITLTAAHLLFVGLNSTDEERMSAIFASQVQRGQKVFVFDAERSRLEPVTVKRIYTQEHEGSFAPVTMQGTVVVDQVLASCYAAIQDHDLAHWALAPVRLAHWVSSLLFSTQPQVSAQNDGVHWYSKILYQLGTWLLDSHLIHPLGMSVYPS from the exons ATGCTGCTCTGGACCAGAATCGTACTGGTCGGTCTCATCTGTTTGTCCTTGGTGTCCTCTGGGATGGGATGCGGACCGGGCAGGGGCTACGGCAGGAGAAGGCACCCGAAGAAGCTGACACCTCTTGCGTATAAGCAGTTCATCCCCAATGTGGCGGAGAAGACCCTCGGGGCAAGCGGCAGATACGAAGGCAAGATCACAAGAAACTCCGAGCGATTTAAAGAACTGACTCCCAATTATAACACAGACATCATATTCAAGGATGAGGAGAACACCGGTGCCGACAGGCTAATGACTCAG AGATGCAAAGATAAGCTGAACTCGCTGGCCATCTCAGTGATGAATCAGTGGCCCGGAGTGAAGCTGCGGGTCACTGAGGGCTGGGACGAAGACGGACACCACTTCGAGGAGTCGCTCCACTACGAGGGCAGGGCCGTGGACATCACCACATCGGACAGAGACAAGAGCAAATACGGCACTCTGTCCCGGCTGGCGGTGGAAGCCGGATTCGACTGGGTCTATTATGAATCCAAAGCCCACATCCACTGCTCTGTGAAAGCAG AAAACTCAGTGGCAGCAAAGTCAGGCGGCTGCTTCCCAGGCTCCTCCACTGTGACCCTTCAGGATGGAACCAAGAAGGCGGTCAAAGACCTCCAGACCGGCGACAGGGTTCTGGCAGCAGATGACGACGGAAACCCAATTTACACCGACTTCATCATGTTCATAGACCAAGACTCGACGACCAGGAGGCTCTTCTACGTGATCGAAACCGAATCAGGCCAGAAAATCACCCTCACCGCCGCGCACCTTCTCTTCGTCGGCCTCAACAGCACGGACGAGGAGCGGATGTCGGCAATATTCGCCAGCCAAGTCCAGCGTGGACAAAAAGTGTTCGTGTTTGACGCCGAGCGAAGTCGGCTCGAGCCCGTGACCGTAAAACGGATTTACACGCAAGAGCACGAGGGCTCCTTTGCGCCGGTGACCATGCAGGGGACCGTCGTGGTGGACCAGGTCCTTGCGTCCTGTTACGCAGCGATCCAAGACCACGACCTGGCGCACTGGGCCCTGGCACCTGTCAGGCTCGCCCACTGGGTGTCCTCGTTGCTTTTCAGTACCCAGCCTCAAGTCAGTGCACAAAACGACGGAGTGCACTGGTACTCGAAGATCCTTTACCAATTAGGAACATGGCTCTTGGACAGCCACTTGATCCATCCACTTGGGATGTCAGTATACCCAAGTTGA